Part of the Musa acuminata AAA Group cultivar baxijiao chromosome BXJ2-7, Cavendish_Baxijiao_AAA, whole genome shotgun sequence genome is shown below.
ATTTATATTCTTAAGAGAGTCAATTTAGTTTTAATAAAGCTATTTCTTAGAAAATAAGAGATTGAGATACTCATAATTCTATGTACCAATCTCAAATTAAAGTCATACCAAAAGTTTTAGAATCACaagagattcatataaaataaatttaaaaacttaAAGATTAATTTGAAGTTTAAGTTACTTAAGAGTAACTGAAAACATTAGTCTATAATCTATAAAACTAAAATCCTAGATAAAGCAAGgaaaaaattaagtttttcttaCCTTAATTTTCCTTACAACTAAGATCCTTAGCCTTGAACGAAGAAAGGGTTGAGATAtgagagaaaaaaagataaaaattaaggAATTTGTTTACTCATAAAAAAGATAAGGTTTAAAGTAAATAAGAGCTGATTTTGGTGAGTTGCTCAAGAGGTAGTTAAAAGGTAGGTTTAATCCCATTCGATCTCCTCTCAAGTTTTGCTTTTTCTTTCTTAACATTATTCTATTGTTATAATAACCCAATTTGAATCTAATTTGGCTTGATAAGAATGATatgttttaataaatatttttagtataatactcttatttaattttttattattttatccatACTTGAGTAATTTATTATCCTCCATATATATGATGTTTAAAattgaaactttttttttatttttaatcatgGTAAAATTCATTTAAGCATTGTTTATTGATTACCATAACCTTATACTCGGATTCGCTAGAATACTTAAACTTTTTACACCGAAGAATCGTATTTCTTTACTGTAAAATATGTCTAAAGTAGAAATTAAAGTTTACATATGTTCAACCAATATTTGgtacaataaatattatttttgaaatcatATATATTAATCTTAAAAGTTGAAAACTTGTGATTCCATGAGACTCAGACACTACATAACCAACATCAAAAGAATTTGAAGTATGGAGTTTCAGCTCCAGGAATCTGGTTTCTGGATGGAATGAGAAAGAGAACCGCTTCGTGGATAGTATTAACATACCTGAAGAGGAGATTCCCAATACAAAAACAGAGAACGATAAGTTGTTGGAATCACAAAGAGCAGCCACGGAAGAGAATGCTAAAGGACATGCTAAAACAAGCCGTGAATGAAGTAAGCATTGTCGAAGAATCCTAGAGATTGCCAGGAAAGAGACCGCTCAGCTAAAGGATCTGTTTTCTGATTAGGAAAATTACTTGCAGAGATTAAAGCAAGACCATGAAGGCCTCAAAGTCAGTGAAGCTGCGGCCACTGGCAGTGTGAGGGTGTCGAAGAGATTTCTTGCCGCAACATCAACACTGGACTCGAGCAAAGTTGAGAATGAATCGATCTCTGATAGTATTGTCAGTGAAGCCGGTAAAGTGGTAACAAAGTTTTCTTTGGAACGTTGGAGTGGACGAAGGCATTCAATAGGAGAACCAGGAAAGTTAAAGGGACCCTCACCGGAGGGTCATCGCATATCTGCATCGCTTAGTAACATGTCTGAGATAAGGGCTGCTTCCTCCATTGTTGCAGGCGATGAGGAGACAGTTAAATTCTGGTGGTTCTGATCACATAGATGATGCAGCTTGTTTAGGTGACTTTGAACCTGACACATAGAtgctgtgaaaagaagaagaagcaaaagagaATTATTCGGAGATTTGGAGATATGCTGAGAGGAAAAAGCTTTCACAAGCAGAATTCATCATCTGCAGGTCTCCAATAATGTAAACTTATTATGTCCTTGTGGCATTGTCCCATAAAAGAAACAACAGCACTGCCAGTACTCGTGCTCTAGAAACTTACGTTTGTAATTGATACATCGAGCAGCAGAAATGAGCAGTTCTACAGTCGATGTGCAGCCCAAAACTATCTTCACCAAATTTTGATGCAGTTAGTGACACGGTCAAGAACAATTCACAACTATAATTATTTGGATGATATGAGAGGAGATCCATACCAGTTCTTGGGATAAGTGGCAATCCGGAAGAACAAGTTCAAAGAGCAAATTGATTTCGACAACAAATACCACAGTATCAGCCATTCAGGAACAATTGTCGAAGCATGTACAGATCATTATATTAGGTGATCACAAATGAATCACTTTAGTAGATGAAAAATCAACTCTTCATGGATCACTAGTTATACAATACAAAGAACTCTCGACCGTATGCAATGTTATAAGACAATAACAAGTGGGATGTTACACTGCCAAGAATGCTGACACATGCCAAACTATCTTACAACCTCTCTAAAGGTATCTAAAATGACCTGCAACCTCATACATTTCCAGAAATTTTCTGGTTGATCCACTCAAATATGTAGTCTACATAGGAGTTTGTGATCCCGCGTATCAACACAAAATAATCAACAAATGGTTGGGTGCTGTCTACTATGGTTTTATCTACAGAAAATTATACATTATTCTTCTAGTTATCTGCTCAGAAGAGAATCCCTGATGGAATCTCGAAATTGGAAAAGGTTCGAGACACCTAATCTTTCTGCGAGGTGATGGATATAGATCTGTGTTACAGCAGACTCTGGAGAGAGGGACTCAGGAAGGTTAGGAAGGCATTCAGGTAGATGGCCAGCACTGTCCCCAGAAGAACAAAAGAGAGAAATCACAGCTCGGCAGAATATAAACCTGATCAGAAAATGAAAAGAGACCAAGATAAAATCTCCGCTAATAATCAAATCCAGAGGAGCAATAGCAatacaaaaaattataataaatatcacTATTTCTATGCACAATAGCAATAGTATTCTATAATGATgcattttaataaatctccttGTCCATTTCTTTCAAGCCAGGATCATTACAATTTTCTAAATTTTATGATGCAAGTGATCAACTGTGATATGGCTGAATCCTCACAAATTGTACTCTGTGCCATGCAACTACCAATCCCCTCCAGTTGTGCATGTTTCAAACTTTAAAGCCATTGGTCAAATGACAAAAAGAAGGTTGTCTTCTACAACTTTAGTGCTCCACATATTAAACGACCATATGAACAAAAGTATAGACAGAAGTTCTGCAACATACCCATCAAGAAAAATCATGCAGCAGCAAATTGATGATAGTGATATCTGATAGCGTTATGTTATCTAATAATGTTATGTCATTGTTAATTATAATTTCATGTCCTATCTTTCTTCGTTGCCATCACAGCTCAGGAGTAGCTGGTTAACAATTTAACAAGAAGGAAGATTACATTATATCACATATAACTCCACTATACCAGACGTTTATGTTTTACTCTAGTTAACAAGAATATTTTACATCACATTTAACAGCCCCACTAAATCAGAAAGACACATTTTGCTACCTCAATTATTGTTCTCTTTGGTGGCAAAAGATTGTTAATTATTCAAATGTTGCTAGTAAGAGGTTCTTTATATCATGAACAATGAAAAAGCTTgacaaaaatatattaaaaacaaTTACCTTAGAATCAGTCGTCGTAGAAATGGATCACTTAAGACTTGAGCCCAAACCTGATCAAGAGAATAAGATGTACAGAGTGCAACTTCCCATTCAGCTAAAGCAGAAGAAAGCAGGCTCTCAGCATTGCTGTATGCATCCTGAAAATACGTATAAATACATTAGACTTGCTTCAAATGATGTACATCAAAAAGTGTCAAGGCAACTTACGTCTTCCACATCAGAAGAAAGGCCTACTAACTGGTAAAAGGCCTGTAATGGGGCAGTTAGGAAATAAGTAAACTGGCTTCCACTAGATGTCAGACCAGTATCAGATACTGATAACAGTTTCTCATGTGAAAGAAGCAATGCAGATGTTTCTCCTCTTTCTGCACCATGTATAGTCTACAAATTTGATAACAAGCATAAACAAGAGATGAGCCAGGAATAACATGAATGAATGATGACCtactaaaaaatatattctttaccaAATTAGTAGGACTAGGCTTGTGTCTAAAAAGATGAGTGACCCTATACACGAGACTCCCGCTAATGCAGGATTTTGAAATGGTCAATGTACATAGCCCTAAACTTGCAAGCAAGGATGCTGTTTTCATGAATTGAACCTTGATACCCAGCAATCTGGATATTATGGCATTAAGGTTTGCTCTCACTTAAATTCCAAGGAATCACAAAGtaaaacaaaaaatcttatttcTGCTTGTGTTCATTATGATGCATTAATGATTAGAAAGTCCAGAACAAGTTATAACAAACCTGCCTTGAATGCTTGGCTATTTTCGCTGTCAATAATAAGGAAAAGTGGCTTTCTTGTAAATGGAACCAAATCTTCAGGATAGAGGTTTGAACCTGATATTAGAAAACACAGTTAAAAGCATACCCTGACACAAGAAAGAGGAACTTCTAATGCAAAGTTCCAATAATAGCGACTAAAATTTAATCTGATGTACAACAGAAAACACCTCCAGTTCCTTGAGAACCTAGGCATACATAACTCCTTAAATTTGTATTTGAATTTAGTGTATCAGCAGCAGCAGGTTGAGACAGTGAGCTGTTCTTTTTCCGAGAAGCATGATTTGCTTTTGAGGAATTTGACGACTTTCCATGAAAATCTTTTTGAGAAGCAACACTACAGTCTGTCTTTCCTGCATATATTTCACTTGAGATAAGATGGAATGGTCTAAGCACATGACATATAGTTAATATAATACCAGCAGCACAAACGAGACCTGAAGCTGATATATAGACTAGCAAAATGCTGTCTGAAGACAATTCTTCACATATTGTAGCAGTTACCTGCAAATAAATCATATAAGCCACCAAAAAATTGGTCAGAATATGGAAGTACAGCATGATGTACACATATACCTAGCAGATACACACCAAGGATGTTATtaacttattttattttaaaactcAACAAATTAGCGAGCCTGCGATAACAGCCAGACTACTAATTTAACCCCCTCCATTCTTCTCCCTATCTTCATATAGAATATCCATCCATGCATATAAATCATATTTGTGTTCTGATTTAATTGACACTCTAGTTGTTCAACTATTGTAAGACGTACAAGGATAATTGGCTTTCTTTAGAGAATTTAACTGGAAAGGTTCCTGTATCACTCATTGGGTACTAGAGGTACCAGTCCTTTGCAATTGTAAATGCACACAAAGTTTTAATAGAATGGTTGCACATGCAACAATATAAAATAGTTACTGATCTTTCCTAAATATCCTGCAAACAGAGCACCAGATCCAGACCTTAGTTTTAGAAATGAACTACATTGTTATTATTGAGTTCTAATCAGTAATGCCAGATCCAGCAATGCTTTTTAGCTCTGGTTTCACATCCACTAGTGATAGATTGAGTAGCAATCCCATTCATTGGCTTCTTTTAAGGTCTAGATTCAATCCAATATTATTGTAAGTTTGTAACATGAATACCCATAAAATGAAACACCAAGCAATCTGAAGCGATTGTTTTAGGTCATACAAACAGTAATAACCAGAGTTGATGACATTTGCAATAGCCTTAACCTGAAAATAGAACAACTGACTTCCCGAAGCAATTGTTCTGATATAAAAATGAATGCATTAAAGATGGAATGGAAAAAACAATTAAAACTGGTAGCACCCTTAATACTCACCGCAAGCAAATGTGAGACGGAAGGGTGATAAATAACTGCTTTCCGTGGGTTTGGAGGCAAATCTGGATCCATCAGATCAGCAGCAAGATTTATATCAATCAATCCAGATGTTCCACTCTGATCACTAAAAGCACCATTTTCACACGATTCTTTTTTAGGAAGTTGATAGGAGGATCCACTGGGTTCCCATTCCAAACATTGTAGCATTCTGAAAGTGTCCAGAGTAAGTTCTGCAAGCTTAATCTGAAAGCATGGACAAGGAATTTTAAACTTTGTAAGTATCAATGCTCTATAATTAGATCCAAAAATAGTTTGCACTTTCCTCTAATGTAAGATGTAAGTATCTAATGATCCAAGTAGGTAAGTTATTGACGAGCGAACACTTGTTCACTCTGCTGAATCATAAACACCAACAAACCTCATTTCGGCAATAGCTTGTGAGCAAAGCGTCTTGCAGTCTCAACACTCTATTTGCATGAAATCTTGCAATATGCGGCACCGAAGATGGATGGGCATCAAACATGACATTGTATCTCAAAGGCCTGGAAATTTTTGAAGATGCATCAGCTTTCAGAAACCTGGATATTTCTTGTGCCACTTGCTTCCATTCTTTAAAGTTTGTCGCCTGGGAAGTAAAAAGGACACAAATATGAGAAAAACACATAAAAGGAAAGTGAATTATATCacttaataaacaaaaagaatgacTCAAATCTCATTGATATAGCTAATATTATGTATATAGCTTAAATATTCAACAGAAGGTACATTTTTGGTacataaaaaagtttaaaatattataaatgcatAAATGACATATGTACAATTTCTCTTATTAAATAAACTTCAAAGAAAATAAAGCTGTCAAAAATCTACCATTTGGAAGAAAGAGAACTTTAAAGGAGTTTGGCACCAGGAACATGTGACTTCTTTAAGAAAATGAGTTTGTCAAATTCATTGGCATCAAGTTTGTCGCCAGACCATTTCTCTAGCATGTAAAGCTTAAGCATGCACTGTAAGAATCATGGATGATTTATGCATAAACATTCAGCCGAGTCGACAACCAAATGGCCATGTGCTCGTCAGGTTGACCTATATCAAGGCTTTTGGTTTCAAATTTCAGAACAGAGAGGTAATGAAGGGAATAGAATACTAGGCTGGAACTATTTCTCCCTGCCTCGAAATATGACGAACCACCTGACGAGAACGAAGATGCTTCAAGAATTAATTGAAAAATGCATGAAAAAGAACTTTTCCATCTCGAAAACAAAATCAAACACTATTTGGAAAAGCACCACGAAGAGGCAattatcagagagagagagagagagagaggagacagaGGCAACGAATTATGAGCTGATGTCTTGGATTAAATGAAAAATTCAGCGTAAGTAATTGGCTGTTTCTCTAGAAACAGTAAAGACTGTATAAATGCTAAACCATTTATTACTGGTCTATcagaaaaaggaaagaaggtTTTTGTATATCTATAAACTACAAAATTGGAAGCAAAATTCAAAAGAGATACTATATAGAAAACAGAAGGAACATCACAAGAACCAATCTTTTAAATACCGGGAAGGCGGCCTTTGACTCCTCCACCAGAGCCCTAAACCGGTCGGCGAGCTGCCTGACCTCATCAGTCCGATTCAACAGCAACGCCACGATAAGGAACCGCACGTAGAACCTCAGCTCCTTGTACCTTAGCTTGAGATCGGGCGCCGAAGCCGCCCTCGCCGCCTCGAAGTACCCTCTGCTCACGATCGCCTCGTAGAAGACGTAGGCCTCTAGGAGGAATCGGACCTCGCTGGTCCGCTGATACTGGCCGTAGTAGAGCTGCCCAATCCGGGAGGCGATGTCGCCGATCTCCCATCGACGGAGGCCACCGGCGAGCAACTCGTGACGGCGCTGCTGCTGGAACTGCCAGAGTCGGGTATAGGCCTTGAAGGCCTTGCGGCAGTGAAGGACGTGTAGGGGCCCGCGGGCCCAGGGAGGCAGGTCGCGGACGCGGGCGAACTTCCGGTCCGCGGCATGCACCAGCGACCGGAACTGGGCGAGGTCATCCGAGGCCACGGCGCCTCTGTCGTCCTCCTCAGCCATGGCGGTGGCTCGGGCGCGGCGAAGCAACAGTagtagaaggagaagaaggcgTTCTCGTGCAGTCTTTTTTAGAGGCGTTATAAAAGAGAGGTGTCATAAAAAGACGGGAGATGACGGAAAAGAAATCCGGTTACGGTGCCCCGCGGTTCACGTCAAGGAAGGATGAATACTTACTTTCATGTGGAACCTTGCTATTGGGGACCACTGCTTCCTCCACTTGCTTTTAGAGTAGCATTGCTTTCGTAAGCCTCTTTATATTGTGTTCGTTGAATAGAGTTGCGAGTCTTCCGCTGAACCCCCAAAAAACATTTCTCACCTGTTTATCTCGCCAGTCTCTTCTACCAACTTCGTTGGAGTGTGGATAAAACCGTGGGACCCTTCCAATTCCGAAGCCGGTAACCACAAGGGTACAAAGAGATTGGTGGGAAAAGTAATGTTCTTTATTCAATCGGAAGCTTTGCGTGCTTCCTTTACTTTAATGGCGGATTAGAGTACCTACTCCTCAGAAAGAGCAACTTCGTGTTAATATTTTAATGGATGCTTGCATCCAAGTAACGGATCCCAAAACTATTCCAAAATTGAAATCATAGAATTCAGCTCATGGAATAAGTGATAATTACCATGCAAGTGCAATCATTAGAGTTCCGCTCTTGATTAAGTGCATAATATTGTAACCTACTTTTAATGTTATTGAGggggaaatcatttatgaatcgatatattaataaacaaaaatataaaagcaTATACTTTGAAGATTCGATTAGAGCATACAATGTTATAAATCGATGACGTAAATTCTGATTAATGTCACAATTCGCGTTGATGATTGCCCGATAAAGTGTCACATCATCATTTATTATGATGAAGAGATTTATATAATCCACCTCATATAACTGACACTTCAATCGGACGAATGACACAAACAATTGTAACGAAGTTTACAATGGATTTGTCTGTTGACCTATAAACAAtgatggaaaaaaaaattcaaatcaaaAGTTTTTATCTTTCCTCTTCCAATTTTAGTATGGTCAAGAAATcagtatatttaaatatttaaaattagggATTCTATAAATTAGAAaggatattatttaatttttttttttttgagaaatcgtctaacataaaatatttaaaatattgctGATATTTTCTTTAGGTTAAGAAAAAAACAAAGAGTAGGTGGAGAATGGCGATGGGTTGTAAGGTGGCAAGGCACGTGGGCGGTGGGATGAAGCGCTTGCAGAGTTGATGACACCTCCGTTGGAGTCTGTGATGATTTGGATTCTCCCTTGTCtttattttatctattattttattttatttggttTTTCCTTTGACTTTGGTCGCTGTCTCATGCCTCCTCTCTTTTTGTTCCCCCCGTGGGGCCCGAGGAGTTCATGTGAGACATCGGCCTCGGCGGGTGCGAAACACCCGTACACCTTTCCACGTGGACTTGCCGTGCTTAGTTTCTTCTGATGTCGCCGAGGGAGCCACGTAGCGTGGGGCAGGGAGAGACGTGGCCGCGCAGTTATCGGGTCGGATCTGTCGGGACCCGTAACCGAGTCCGATGGCGCAACGTAGGACCCAATAATTGACATGTCATCCGTAACTACCACACACCATGTACCAAATACATTAGATTTGTGTGccacattttccaatagtgagttaaAATCGGGACACACAGCAGAGATCACGTCCATTTAACCGTTCCTATCAACGATGCACTTGTCTCAATTTGGTCTATCCGTCTCATCAATGTGGATGTCAATCTCAAAGCAACGCCCCATCCTTATGAATCGTCGACGGAACCTTTTCCAGATCAAGCGTCTCAAGCAACCACCCGAACTTTGATATGAATCATCAATAAATCGGTGGTTGGAGAGTATCTGTTATATCTCGTTGGGTCAACCTCGACATCAAGGTCAATGTCGATGGACTCGTGTCGTTGACCACAACGCCCAACTACTCTCAACTTATTTCCTTCATGCTTCCGACACGGACCAAAGTAGGTCTTCTTGCTTAGTCAAGAAACGCTGTTATAAGTCAATCTCACATCACAAACCTTACGATGATTCAGCATGATCATTTTGGCCGGTCCAAAAGTAAAAGCCGCGTTGGCACGAGCTTGACTCGTGCCCCTTAATGCCACTGGTCAAAGTAGCTGCCGAAGGTCAACAGACACGGGGCAAATATTCAAACCGTAGGTCAGCTGACATCAGGATGGATATGTATTCCCAGGAAGTCAACTCGAATGTTAAAGCTTTTTAATGTAGATATACTTACTTTAACATTCATCCAAATACTCACATCGATCACTTATAACCGTGATTAATATGAGCTACTTTGAattgtttttaaaaaatatagaataatatttttacattatAATAAAATTCGAAGGATATAAATATTAATCATAATGTTTTCAGAGGGGTATACGTGTGTTTGTGTGAATTAATCCCTCAAAACCAAATAGATAAAGTGATGGAGGGTCTGCCATATGATGAGGATCCGACGGCAGTGATGAAGGGAATAGAACAACTGACAGCTTTCACACCTGCCCCTGTTCTCCGGTTGACTTGGCATTTCTGCTACGTGGCCGACGACGACGAAGACAGCCAAACACCATACGCCAAAAGCCACGTCTTCGTCGCATCCGTCGAACATCTTCTCGGGTGGCTTCTTAAGTGGTTCCAGCGGACCAACACAAACGCCATCATCACGGAGTCTCTCTCCAGGCTCGATCATGATCGAGTGGGTGTGTGATTGCTGTGCTTCTTATACAGCCCAGAATGACGCGACGCCATGGTTTGGCTTGGAAAAAGGATTGGTGGGTCAGTGGAGTTAGTGGAAGGCACTGGGGTTGGAGAAGGTCTCTCCCACAAACGAAGCCAAAAGCAGACATGGCCAACCTAAAGGAGATGGGGGAGATGGTGGCACTTTGAGACCTTCATGTCTCTTTAACCTTTTTGCAGGTCAAAGAGAAGTGATGAAAGATGTTACAGCAGTTCAACCATTCATACtatattatcatttattttttctcCTCCTCCACCTGAATTCAATGAAAAGAAGAACTTTCGTGGGTTCATAACTTCAATGATACTCAAGGGGACACAGAGATGTCAACGACGATGTCAGTGGTGTTGTGGTGGCCACGACGATGGTGGTGGCAACCAACAAGGTGTATGAGTGTGATGGAGAGTaccgattgcttcttcatgtcatcttttctttcttccctcCTTTGTCTCGGtaattttataatcatatcctGTTCTTTTGCTCGTTGGTCCTTCTTCTCCATCGACGGTCATTATGCCACCTGTTTTCCGCATGGGAGGTTGATCGCTGCTGCTGCTTAAGTTCATGATTGGCGTGACAACCTAATTCCCGGCACCATCTCTCTCTTCATTAATTCTCATCTCCAGTAATCGTGAGGTCAACTCTCCCTCACCTTGTTATTGTTGGGTAGAAGAGCCCAGGTGAAGAATTAGCCCAATGCATTGCCTCTTATAATCTATCTAACTCTGTTCGATCATCGCGACAGTAAACATCATGATGTGAGCAAACATCACCCGTACTAACATCGATCGATAAAAGTTTATTCACGTGATTGTCAATTGAATCTCAAAATGATAAATAAAGCCATTTTAATTCTTCTAttatttgtttgatttttttcttcCTCCGTCTGGATCAACAACATCCTTAATCGGACTCTTTTTTTATCGAAATAAAGAGAAAGATTCCCACTGAACGCAAGTCTGGAGAGGGTCTTAGTTCCTCTATATATTCAATATAAAATTAGTTCCTTAGTATGGTACTTTGAAAACTAATTTTTAGTCTATTATCAAGCAAGCTGTAGTTGTTTTATCTATAATAAATTTCAAACTCTCTACATTCACAGCTTCTTCTGATAACAAATTTGAATGGTTAGACCCCATTTCACCATTGCAATCTCATGATTACCAGTGCAGTTTTTGACCTGACTCCCTGCAGCAAGCAAATTGCAATTATGAAAACTATAGCAATCCAATTTGAAAATCTTTAGCAGACCCATCAAGTTTCTCATTTTATATAAGATGAATAATGGACACACTTCACATCACCTGTTTCATGACTTGCATCATTTCATTGATTATTTATAGGAAAACATTAGAAAAGAATTGTTAGAACTAAAATCTAAAGTATTTTTGGAACACTTCACTGTTGATTTACAAAAATCTGGCGCAAGTTCAGCTCCTTGAGATTAATAGAGTAGATTCTTCATAGTTTGCTAGCTACTTCATGGTCAGATGATGTTTTTTCTACAGAATTAAGTTCAGAAAGTTTTTGGTTTGGTAAATTCGTGGAGAAGGTGCATGTCTAATCACATCCATAGATCTTGTCTGTCTTAACGATCTAAGGGGATTGAAATCAGGTCAATTGTTGTTTGATTAAGATGAATGATTGACTCTGCTGGGACCCTGTCGGGGACTCCATTTTGACAAGAACGGGAAGCTCCTCATAGCTAATTGGGAATCACTATCATGTTTCGGCTGCAGGGAGTATCCATTTCTCCTGTCATTATATGTTTGTACCTTTTCTAAAGCAATTAGAAGacgaatttgaaagctttgaggtacACTGGAATGATGCCAAAAGCCATGCATTATTACATAAGCTGCAATCTACATGCTCAATCTTGCTCTTGGATGCAATAGGCAAAACCACAGTGCGTTCCCTGAGACACCATGATTTCATCAAAGCAGGCATGcacaagaagaagcagaagaaggcaACTGAGACGTGGCCCGGGGAGGGAGGCGCTTGGCGGAGACGAGGAGCTGTGCTACGTACGATGGCTCTCCTGTCCCATCCTCGCCGTGCGTGTCCCGTTGCTTTCCGCCAGCTTTCCCCCGCTTGTTAATATGCCAAGGGGATCCCACCCTGCTTTGTTCTCTCCCCTTGGTACGACGGGTGACGGTCTCGTGTCCATCGGCGATGTTTGGAGTCGGACAAGGTAATCGGCGAAAGCCAACGACGCGTCCTTTGTGAGGGGAGGGCCCGGCCATGACCTGAGACAGTCCACCTACCGCGGACCAGAAAGCTCTTCTCTCTCATAAGAGCTG
Proteins encoded:
- the LOC103991519 gene encoding uncharacterized protein LOC103991519 isoform X2, giving the protein MAEEDDRGAVASDDLAQFRSLVHAADRKFARVRDLPPWARGPLHVLHCRKAFKAYTRLWQFQQQRRHELLAGGLRRWEIGDIASRIGQLYYGQYQRTSEVRFLLEAYVFYEAIVSRGYFEAARAASAPDLKLRYKELRFYVRFLIVALLLNRTDEVRQLADRFRALVEESKAAFPATNFKEWKQVAQEISRFLKADASSKISRPLRYNVMFDAHPSSVPHIARFHANRVLRLQDALLTSYCRNEIKLAELTLDTFRMLQCLEWEPSGSSYQLPKKESCENGAFSDQSGTSGLIDINLAADLMDPDLPPNPRKAVIYHPSVSHLLAVTATICEELSSDSILLVYISASGKTDCSVASQKDFHGKSSNSSKANHASRKKNSSLSQPAAADTLNSNTNLRSYVCLGSQGTGGSNLYPEDLVPFTRKPLFLIIDSENSQAFKAGLLPVSRPFF
- the LOC103991519 gene encoding uncharacterized protein LOC103991519 isoform X1 produces the protein MAEEDDRGAVASDDLAQFRSLVHAADRKFARVRDLPPWARGPLHVLHCRKAFKAYTRLWQFQQQRRHELLAGGLRRWEIGDIASRIGQLYYGQYQRTSEVRFLLEAYVFYEAIVSRGYFEAARAASAPDLKLRYKELRFYVRFLIVALLLNRTDEVRQLADRFRALVEESKAAFPATNFKEWKQVAQEISRFLKADASSKISRPLRYNVMFDAHPSSVPHIARFHANRVLRLQDALLTSYCRNEIKLAELTLDTFRMLQCLEWEPSGSSYQLPKKESCENGAFSDQSGTSGLIDINLAADLMDPDLPPNPRKAVIYHPSVSHLLAVTATICEELSSDSILLVYISASGKTDCSVASQKDFHGKSSNSSKANHASRKKNSSLSQPAAADTLNSNTNLRSYVCLGSQGTGGSNLYPEDLVPFTRKPLFLIIDSENSQAFKTIHGAERGETSALLLSHEKLLSVSDTGLTSSGSQFTYFLTAPLQAFYQLVGLSSDVEDDAYSNAESLLSSALAEWEVALCTSYSLDQVWAQVLSDPFLRRLILRFIFCRAVISLFCSSGDSAGHLPECLPNLPESLSPESAVTQIYIHHLAERLGVSNLFQFRDSIRDSLLSR